AAAATCACTACAGAGTGTACCAGAAGAAGGTGCCCATGCTTTATCACCGGTTGCAACTATCCCCATGAACATTTGGTCCAACTTCCCTTCGAATTCAGGATCAATGCCCGATGTTCTAAATTTTTGTGCTTCAGGCACAACCTATATATAAAATGATAGTTTAATAACAGTAATTATCAATAATCTcataaataagataaaaaaaaatattcgGAACTATTAATGTACCTTTAGCCTACTCTCCCACCAATCATCCGGTGCATCAATGGTTCTTTTTATAGGATTCCACCCTAGAACAGTATCTTCGCCTTTAAGTTTCTTCCAAGCTTTCCATTCTTTTTTTAGAGCATCCCACCTATTTTTAAGTTGTTTTTGTGAAAAAACCTTGCCCGCTTCTTTCTCAAAGTTGGTCATTATTTTCAACCATCCATCTTTTGTGAAATGAGTACCAGGCCTACTACCTTTCAATATCTCTTTAATACAAATATCAGAAAATATTTCTGTCAATCTCTTATCCCACATTGCTTTCACTTTTTCACCACTAACTTCAACCGCTGAAGTACTCATCTATTGTGTATACGAACAGATTCGTTTCAGCCAGTAAAGCAATTAAGAAAATCAAATGTGACATAAGTATATTTTTCTACGTGTATCAAAATCAAAGATAATATCTTAAGAAAATTAGCACAGCATATCCAAGCAATATACCAAATCATAAACATCATCTGATCTATAAACTATTACAGCTAAAAAAATAAACTATAAGATATGTGTATTGAAGGAAGTAAATCTCCAATACTAAACTAAAACAATAGGAGAGCAGGAGAAGTAGAGGCAATTACCTTGTTGATGACCAGGAGAAGCAGAGGCAACGGAAATTGTTCCTTCTTTAGCTTCCaacacttaaaaagaaaaaaaaaaagaagtaaagagagataaacaaaaaagaaaatagaaaatttatgaaactatAAATTATGagtttcataaaataaaaatccaaatcTGTAGAAATGAAATGGCAAATTACAAGTAATTGGAGTCTCGTTTTCTAATAAGAACTACGAACACTATTAATATAAAAGGTGTtatatgtgacaacccgaattagggcctaatcggaatagtggttttgtgaccacaaatccgagatagaaataattgttttataattattttggggtttatgatatgattgcatgattgtgtgaaaatttcgtgatgaaattctatgcctaaagtgcttaaattgaaagtagggactaaatcgaataagttgcaaaatttgcatcccgtaagttttagtatgaaattgttttggaatattaattaggaggtcttaaatagcaatttgaccaattttaagttcatggacaaaattaggacatggaaggaatttttgaaagtttagtaaggagggcattttggtcatttggatattaaatgaaataaaatgggaaaaataacacaaaattgatcatcatcctccttagttgctactgaattctcctctctccatagctagggtttcttcaattttcaagctccataatcaagaaagacgcgaattgatctcgaacggggaaggaaaaagttttggactaaattgcaaaatttccacattttgcaccaaggtaagtttgtatgtaaatattacaataatttcatgtacattcttatatttcagcctattatataaatatactagctgatgttaaaatataaatcgactattggaagaatggaaataaatatagagagagatccggttgaacatttggagagatcgaatgaaatagaggagcgtagctaggtcacatgtatgatgctgagtgcacatcatgtgtacaagaaagctacgagacacctcagtagtagctaggtcacatgtgtgatacgagatgtatcccatgtagacaagagagctacgtgaaagataaatgtagctaggtcgcatgcgtgattccaagtgaaggacaccatgtagacaagagagctacgtgaaagataaatgtagctaggtcgtatgcgtgattccaagtgaaggacaccatgtagacaagagagctacgagacaagtcggttgggtcgcatgagtggtactaagtgttcaccatgtgtacaagagagccgaactaaacgaagtatgatggtggggtctgtcaaaccattaaatatcgaggattgatccgaattgttcaacgggatggttttgtggtgatattgtggtttggacctacacttatggtgaatgaaatgtggtgaaaatgatttgtggta
Above is a genomic segment from Gossypium arboreum isolate Shixiya-1 chromosome 8, ASM2569848v2, whole genome shotgun sequence containing:
- the LOC108465233 gene encoding L10-interacting MYB domain-containing protein-like, which produces MSTSAVEVSGEKVKAMWDKRLTEIFSDICIKEILKGSRPGTHFTKDGWLKIMTNFEKEAGKVFSQKQLKNRWDALKKEWKAWKKLKGEDTVLGWNPIKRTIDAPDDWWESRLKVVPEAQKFRTSGIDPEFEGKLDQMFMGIVATGDKAWAPSSGTLCSDFFEDVNNEIPKENEEENVRNDVHILNDVHISNDVQIYGNGQKRKNPEISSSQFKTGRKKSSKQIGGAARLSSQIEKLCNAADNMSQATSSLTPVMNPYGIPQVVKVLDSMSEEVPEASPLYFFALILLLNKDKRIMFLSINPKIRALWLKTEMENS